CGACGCCGAGGTGAAGGCCGGCCGCTTCCGCGAGGATCTCCTCTATCGGCTCAACGTCATGGAGATCGTCGTCCCGCCGCTGCGCGAGCGCACGGAGGACATCCTCCCCTTGGCGCGCGCCTTCGTGGAGTTCTTCGCGCGTCAAGCGGGGCGCCCGCCGCCGGATCTCTCGGCCGCGACCGAGAAGCTCCTCGTCGGCCACGCGTGGCCCGGGAACGTCCGCGAACTCCGGAACGCCATCGAGCGCGCCCTCATCCTGGCCCGCGGGCAAGTGCTCGAGCCGGAGAGCTTCCCGGAGCGGATCGCGGCGAGCGCGAGCGAGGCGCCGGTGCTGGGTGGGAACTTCACGGCGGACGAGATCGAGCGGGAGCACGCGCTCCGCGTCATGGCGCACACCGCCACCATGGAGGAGGCGGCGCGGATCCTGGGCATCGACGCCTCGACCCTGTGGCGGAAGCGCAAGAAGTGGGGGCGCTGACCCGCCGTCCCCTGGCGGCGCTCGGTCGAGTTGAACGCGGCTGCGGCGCCGCCCCGCCGTGAGACCAGGCGTCACTTCGACTGCGCTGCGCCATCAGGCGGCGGGGCGCGGCTCGTCCGCCGGCGGCGAGCTGGCGGCGTCCGCGCGCGGCACCGTGAACCAGAACCTGCTCCCCACCCCGGGCGCGCTCTCGACGCCGATCCTGCCCCCGTGCGCCTCGACGATCTCGCGCGCGAGGTAGAGCCCGAGCCCGACCCCGCCGGCAGGCGCGCCCGGGATCCGGTAGAACTTCTCGAAGATCCGATCCTGGTGCTCGGCCGCGATGCCCGGGCCCGAGTCTTTGACCTCGAAGCGGACCGAGCCTTCACCCTCCACGGCCGTGACCTCGACGGTGCCGCCGCGCGGCGAGTGCCGGACCGCGTTCGCCAGCAGGTTCGAGATCACCAGCTCGACGCGCTCGCGGTCGACGCGGACCTTCGGGAGGTGCCTGCCGGCGATCCCGGTGAGCTGGATCCCCTTCGCGGCGGCCTCCGCGCGGTGCGCCTCCAGGACCACGCCGACGAGCTCGGACGGCGCCGCGGAGCCCCACGCGAGCTCGAGCCTTCCCGACTGAATGCGCGACAGGTCGAGCAGGTCGTCCACGATCGACTGGAGCCGCTCGCAGTCCTGCCTCGCCGCGAGCATGAGGTCCCCCTGCTTGTCCGTGAGCGGCCCGACGAGCTCGTCGGCGCAGAGGTGGATCGCCATGCGCAGCGACGTGAGCGGCGTGCGGAACTCGTGCGCGACGGTCGCGACGAGGTCGTTCTTCAGCTCGTCGAAGCGCATGAGGCGGGTCACGTCCTGCAGGACGATGGTGGCCCCGGTGATGGAGCCTTGCTCCGAGTACAGCGGCGACGCGCGCGGGAGGAGGCTGCGCGCCCCGTCGGCACCTTCGACCCGGACCGCCTCGTCGAAGCCGCGCGGCACGTAAGCGCCCTTGCCGGCGAGCACGTGCGCGCGCACGCGCTCCACGGTCGCGCGGAGCTCCGGCTCGAGCGCGGTCACGGACGGCGCGACC
The genomic region above belongs to Anaeromyxobacter diazotrophicus and contains:
- a CDS encoding HAMP domain-containing sensor histidine kinase, yielding MTLRAKLLLAQAPLALALALVGAASVSAIASLGLSPALILRDNYRSVLAAERMLRAEKDLDDFALARAAGRAGADAERARATASFEAELHAQESNITERGEAEATRDMRGRWAKYLRALDAVVAASPRARLDVYFDAFMPAARELQHAAQDILAINQDAMQRKSDQARRAAEHTTAEVIGVIVAAVAAGLAASVWLMARLLRPLAALSHTVRRIGEGDLDVRAPVAGRDEIAALGVEFNTMAERLRQYRSSSLGELLQAQQASQAAIDSLPDPVVVVDASGAILNLNGAAEALFRRGGGVAPSVTALEPELRATVERVRAHVLAGKGAYVPRGFDEAVRVEGADGARSLLPRASPLYSEQGSITGATIVLQDVTRLMRFDELKNDLVATVAHEFRTPLTSLRMAIHLCADELVGPLTDKQGDLMLAARQDCERLQSIVDDLLDLSRIQSGRLELAWGSAAPSELVGVVLEAHRAEAAAKGIQLTGIAGRHLPKVRVDRERVELVISNLLANAVRHSPRGGTVEVTAVEGEGSVRFEVKDSGPGIAAEHQDRIFEKFYRIPGAPAGGVGLGLYLAREIVEAHGGRIGVESAPGVGSRFWFTVPRADAASSPPADEPRPAA